The Mus caroli unplaced genomic scaffold, CAROLI_EIJ_v1.1 scaffold_20754_1, whole genome shotgun sequence genomic interval AACAGCAGACTACACACTCATTCTATCATAGGGAAAACATTTTTCTCTGAAATTGGCATTGGGATCTCAGGCAacagcttccttcttctcttccacatcCTCAAGTTCATGCGTGGGAACAGGCCCAGACTCACTGACCTGCCCATTGGTCTCTTATCCCTAATCCACCTACTGATGCTTCTGGTTGCAGCATTCATAGCcacagacatttttatttcttggagGGACTGGGATGACATCACATGTAAATTCCTTGTGTACCTGTACAGAGTTTTGAGGGGTTTCTCCCTTTGTACCACCAGCATGTTGAGTGTNCTCCAGGCCATCATTCTTAGTCCCAGAAGCTCCTGTTTAGCAAAGTTCAAGCATATATCTCCTCATCACATCTCAGGTGCCATTCTTTTCCTGAGTGTCCTCTATATGTTAATTAGCAGTCAACTCTTGGTATCAATCATTGCCACCCCCAATTTGACCATGAATGACTTTATTTATGTTACTCAGTCCTGCTCTATTCTACCCTTGAGTTACCTCATGCAAAGCATATATTCTACACTGCTAGCCATCAGGGAATTCTTTCTTATTAGTCTCATGGTCCTCTCTAATTGGTACATGGTAGCCCTCTTATGCATGcacaggaaacagacacagaatCTTCATGGAACCAACCTGTCCCCCAAAAAATCCCCAGAGCAAAGTGCTACCCAGACCATCCTGATGATCATGAGCTTCTTTGTACTGATGACCATCTATGATACCATAGTCTCCTGCTCAAGAANTATGTTCCTGAATGATCCAACATCTTACTCTATGGAACTCTTTATAATGCACATTTATGCCACTGTCAGCCCTTTTGTGTTTATGAGCATTGAAAAACATATAGTTAACTTTTTGAGATCCTTGGGTAAGAGAGTGA includes:
- the LOC110287731 gene encoding vomeronasal type-1 receptor 42; protein product: MSEILFFSTQSMFSHTMNKNSRLHTHSIIGKTFFSEIGIGISGNSFLLLFHILKFMRGNRPRLTDLPIGLLSLIHLLMLLVAAFIATDIFISWRDWDDITCKFLVYLYRVLRGFSLCTTSMLSVLQAIILSPRSSCLAKFKHISPHHISGAILFLSVLYMLISSQLLVSIIATPNLTMNDFIYVTQSCSILPLSYLMQSIYSTLLAIREFFLISLMVLSNWYMVALLCMHRKQTQNLHGTNLSPKKSPEQSATQTILMIMSFFVLMTIYDTIVSCSRXMFLNDPTSYSMELFIMHIYATVSPFVFMSIEKHIVNFLRSLGKRVINLNLH